The Dermacentor variabilis isolate Ectoservices chromosome 4, ASM5094787v1, whole genome shotgun sequence genome contains the following window.
TCCTTCAATTTGTGCCCATGCCAGCGAAAGTTCTGATGTGGCTGTGCCACTGAAACTTGATCCGCGCATTTAGCACGCTTGATATGTCTGTTTGTGGGCAGTTATTTTTGACAAGAACGACATAACTATTATACTTTAGCACAATATTAGCTGATATAGATTTCGGGATAATACACTTTTTTCCCCCAAGTTCTGGTATGGCCTTCTCCAGTGCCGCGTACAATCTTCGCCTTAAAGAAACCGTATCTCTGTGTGACGCCTAGTGGTTCGTGTTATCAAGAATCTGCAGCATATTGTTGGCATTGAGTGAGCTCATGCCGTGCATTACTGTTTTGCACAAACACAGCCTGCTAAAGTGCGTCTTGCGCCCTGCGGAGTGACACTGGGGCCACGGATTTGAACGCTAAGTAGACAGTCATTTACTGAAAGAGTGCCCATCGTTATAGTAAGCGGTGCGGTACTTAAGAGCACTTCGGCGGCTCGTATTCTTGTTTACGCGGCGCAGTTCCGTACGCTCACTTGCGCATCCGCAACAAGCTAGTGCTTGGAAGCAGAGAGAAAAGTTGAAGTTTGTTTCTGGCATCGTTACAAATTTTGGTGCTTAAATTTTTTACTGCTTTGTGCGTGTTTAGAGAGGCGTATATATCGGACGACGATGACATTTGCTGCGAATTTGTGTGTTCTTATTATACCGGACATGCTTTTGCTCTGATCTCAGGATACGACATATCCGGGTAAGGTTTGATAGTAACCATGACACTCGGTGTGTTTCTCGGCGCTTAGTATCTCAAGTGTTGACAACAGATCATCTATTTGTTCCTCGCATTGTGACTAACGGGCTGTTGCTAAGTGAACTCAAGCCATGACCGCTTGTGCATTGACATGATATTAACTACCTATCTGATAAGCAATTGTATTCAGTCGCACATAGCAGCTAGATGCCAGTGTTGTCCTTAGATTGTCAATGAAATTAAAATCCGACATCGAACATCCATTCATTGCCGCATGAGCGCGGTTGGGACGAACTTTGACGGTGTCTGCCCGCGTGTCGTTAAGAGAACAAACGATGTGAGCGCCTTTCACtcttaaaggggcactgaagCAAACAAGCAATAAATTGGGCTAGACTGGTAGGTGATTCTTTTAGAATGCCCTCACTATTCGTTCAGTGCAAAAGGGTAGGTATCCTTAGAACTGGAGAATCCGCAACTGGATGCCAAATTTTTTTCACAGACCCTTTCTTGGCCAAAGAGGGGCCTCGATGACTTCAATATGTGGCAATCCACTCCTTTTATAcggttatttatttacttttctgtAAAGATGTAGTAAAGCTgtaatgcgattttttttttaaattgcgtaTTTAGTGAGCTTCCTTGTAGCTACAAACAGTTAAGCAGCTATCCAAACACTGTCACAATTTGTGATGACACAGGGAGCTTGCTTTTTCTGCCATTTCACAGCTTCGCTCTTGGCGAAAGCGGCCCAACTCTGTGCGAGTATCGATCTGCATGTCTAGCTTCGAGTTCGAGTTGAGGACACTCGCGGAGTGTCCTCGATGGCCTGTGGCGCGCACGCGACAAGCCAACTAGGCTGCTGCGCTGGTGACGTTGTAGTCTTCATCGCTGccggagccctcgacggccgacTGCCGGTTCTGCTCGGCCACTTCGTCCATGATCATCTTGCCGACCTGCTGGCCGCCGTAGTTGCCGATCCACGGGTAACGCGCGGGGCACGCGGTGCACGTCTCCATGTAGCGCAGCTCACCGTACGAGTGCTCGTCCGCGAAGGGCAGCGCGCACGTAGTCGGCAGGTTACAGGCCGGCTCACGCTTGGCGCAAGCCCACGCCTCGAAGTCGCGCAACTCGGCGACGCGCCGCGGCGAGCGCATCCACAGCAGGGCCTGCTGCATGGTGACGAACCAGGCATTGTCGTAGTTCTTGAGTATGTGGTCCACGAACCGGTGCAGCGCCTTGGTCTTAATCTTGTCGGTGAACCAGTTGACGCGGAAATAGAGTCCCAGTGGCGCGCGGTTGGTGCGGTAATGGCGCAGGAAGTTCTCGAGCAGGAACTCGAACACGGTGTCCTCGTCATCTGGAAAGACGCACTGGTCGGCGAGCGCGCACTGACCGCCGGTGCCTTCCTCGCTGTGCAGCGTATTCAGCGGCACCTCCCACACGCCCGGGTACGAATGCGTAGGGCAGCCCTTGTTGACGCAGTGGTGCGGGATGCGGTGGTCGAGCGTGTATGGCCACAGCGGCGTCTTGCTGGGTGGCGCGGCGAACGATGAGTCGTACGCGAAGGCGAAGTCGTAGATCATGTTGAGCATGGTGTTGCCGCCTGGCTTCAGGTAGGGGGCACGCATGCCGAGTACGGTCTCCTTGGAGACGTTGCCGAAGCGGGACAAGATCTCGCGCATGCCCACTATTTCTTCTGTCCAGTTCTCGTACTTGGCCCTGGACCACCAGCTCTCGGGGCCGCGGTGCCTGCACAATGAGGAAACGTGTCTCAATGCATCTCGCTGACTGTGCAGCATTTCCCCAACATGATGTAGCACGACACATGCAAATGCCGATTGTACGATCGAAGAACTTTGTTGCTATGAATGGCTGGCAAGTGAGGGTGACATGACATCGAACAAGGCGGTTCTCAACTGAGCTAGTTGGACTGGGTACGAGATCGCCCAGGTTATAGACACAAGCATACCGCAGATTTCAATTGCATCTGTAGTACGCGCACTTCCATCTCTTCATTGCTAATTTTCTTCCGATTCCCCAGTGCAGGTCAGATTAAGCTACAGCTCAGGCTGGCCTCCCAACCTTTTTGCAGATCTCTTTTGCTTCTGGATTCCGCGTAAGTGCATAAAGATCACCAATAAGTATTTATTTGTTATCTCAGTAATGCGCCTTATTGTTTCCCTCAGCATTTCCAATTTGTCTGGTGCATTCTTGATAAACATGACagaggaatgttacgcattaACAACACATTATCAAGCGTGATGTGCTGCCCTACATTTAAGCTGGAAAGAAAATAACGCGATGCCGGAAAGACGAGAAAGGGCGGATGTGCTGTCCAAATATTTGAAATTATCAGATGTTGGCATGCCTATTTGCAGCGACAGTTTTGTTGAATGATTATCGCGCATTCAGGGTTTTTCCCTCTCTTTGACAGGAGCAAGTTCACATGGGCTGTTTGTTGTAGATTTGAACTGTTATTTGCAAAGTGGATTATAAAGGAGGCATTTTGGTTGACACAACAGCGGATTTCCACTGTCACCAACGTTGATGGGCTCTTTGGATACAGGTTCCAGTATTGAGAACTTCTCGAAAAGACACTATGAAaaatgagagtggcttgttgggctagttggtaggtggttatactaggagaatgccagcaaacttgaaagtagaaaaaatctAGCAGCAAATatagacaaagcgacaggaaggtggctggactaacaactgaacttcatTCATGAAAACGAAGTCCCCAAGTTGTtggtccagccaccttcctgtcgctttgtctatgtctgcttctcgattttttctACTTTAAAGTTTGCTGGTATTCTCCTAGTATAATACGAAACATGACAGAGAGCTCCGTACTGCCCCCTCACTTCCATATTTTGAAGTATAAACGAAATGTTAACTTCACCTCAAAGGTCGCAACATGGAGATTCATTACACTAGGCGTGAAATAAAGAGCATAAAGGAAGATAAACTAAATTAAATATATAGGAGGTGGAGATGGGCCCCCGATACTTCTGGCCTGTAAGAATATACCAACCACATGAGTACACCCTAATGCGTGTTTATCAGCTAAGAAGCTACAATTTTTCAATGTCATACATCCAGACCACGTCACTCGTGCAAAAGTATTTGTACCTCAGTGCTCGTCTTGT
Protein-coding sequences here:
- the Cda4 gene encoding chitin deacetylase Cda4, whose translation is MEFSPAAKSARLFLVAALVAFCARDAAAASGAGRVRRDTEDFECPFPDGMFANPDTCRRFYICSGGTPFSQACPPSLYFDDVKKFCTFKNKELTCGPVESTTTERPKHDPDTAPKCDPSTCVLPECFCSADGTRIPGDLEPKDVPQMVLMSFDGALNNMNFPQYRALLHKEHRKNPNGCPIRATFFLSHEYTSYFNVQRMFADGHEFASLGVTHRGPESWWSRAKYENWTEEIVGMREILSRFGNVSKETVLGMRAPYLKPGGNTMLNMIYDFAFAYDSSFAAPPSKTPLWPYTLDHRIPHHCVNKGCPTHSYPGVWEVPLNTLHSEEGTGGQCALADQCVFPDDEDTVFEFLLENFLRHYRTNRAPLGLYFRVNWFTDKIKTKALHRFVDHILKNYDNAWFVTMQQALLWMRSPRRVAELRDFEAWACAKREPACNLPTTCALPFADEHSYGELRYMETCTACPARYPWIGNYGGQQVGKMIMDEVAEQNRQSAVEGSGSDEDYNVTSAAA